A window of bacterium contains these coding sequences:
- the spoVG gene encoding septation regulator SpoVG, translated as MDVTEAKIIVRNDGKLRAYASITIDECFVVRDLKVIEGPNGLFVSMPAKKLIDGSFRDITFPLNNETREKIEKAVLGEYNKTVKIEEN; from the coding sequence ATGGACGTAACGGAAGCAAAAATCATTGTTAGAAATGATGGTAAGTTAAGAGCTTACGCTTCAATCACAATAGACGAGTGTTTTGTAGTAAGAGATTTGAAAGTAATAGAAGGGCCTAATGGTTTATTTGTTTCTATGCCGGCAAAGAAGTTAATTGATGGCAGTTTCAGAGATATCACATTTCCCCTTAATAATGAAACAAGGGAAAAAATAGAAAAAGCTGTCCTGGGTGAATACAATAAAACAGTGAAGATTGAAGAAAATTAG
- the ispE gene encoding 4-(cytidine 5'-diphospho)-2-C-methyl-D-erythritol kinase, translated as MKLKAYAKINLGLTVLDKRPDGYHNIETLIQHIDFFDEITLKPQKTDIDFISDSPPFGEENLCFKAAKLFFTTTGIKAGVSIKLKKHIWQGAGLGGGSSDAATILTGMNKLFDYPLKKNKLYELASQLGSDVPFFLEEYPAIVKGRGEIIKRLPSLVKPMLIVLVYPDFQISTKWAYKEMDKIRCEKKLTNRKNYTNKIRIKFFENDIKGIANSLYNDFERVVFKKYPKLLTVKENLLKEGAIGVSLSGSGSCMYGILKNKGIDLPTGKERFIRLFPKYYVNIVRTKRKEKRWT; from the coding sequence TTGAAACTCAAAGCTTATGCAAAAATAAATCTGGGACTTACGGTTCTGGATAAAAGACCCGACGGTTATCATAATATAGAGACTTTAATCCAGCATATTGATTTTTTTGATGAAATAACACTTAAACCTCAAAAAACCGACATTGATTTTATCTCTGACTCTCCCCCATTTGGAGAAGAAAACCTTTGTTTTAAGGCGGCTAAATTGTTTTTTACAACAACCGGCATTAAGGCAGGAGTATCAATTAAATTAAAAAAACATATATGGCAGGGAGCAGGTCTTGGCGGCGGGAGCTCAGATGCAGCAACTATACTTACGGGTATGAACAAACTATTTGATTATCCCTTAAAAAAAAATAAGTTATACGAACTTGCCTCTCAATTAGGCTCGGATGTCCCTTTTTTTCTTGAAGAATATCCGGCCATTGTTAAAGGAAGGGGCGAAATTATAAAAAGGTTGCCTTCTCTTGTTAAACCTATGTTAATCGTCCTGGTTTATCCTGACTTTCAAATATCGACAAAATGGGCATATAAAGAAATGGACAAAATAAGATGTGAAAAAAAATTGACAAACAGGAAAAACTATACTAATAAAATAAGAATAAAGTTCTTTGAAAATGATATCAAAGGTATAGCAAATAGTTTATATAATGATTTCGAGAGGGTGGTATTCAAAAAATACCCTAAATTATTAACGGTAAAAGAGAATTTACTGAAAGAAGGTGCAATAGGAGTTTCATTATCAGGATCAGGATCCTGTATGTATGGAATCCTTAAAAATAAAGGTATAGACCTGCCTACCGGCAAGGAAAGATTTATTAGGTTATTTCCGAAATATTATGTAAATATCGTAAGAACAAAAAGAAAGGAGAAAAGATGGACGTAA
- a CDS encoding D-sedoheptulose 7-phosphate isomerase, whose translation MEKINLEVKKMIEESISVKESLKSEIPLIIKSANAIIKSLHNGGKVLFCGNGGSAADSQHIACEFIVKLTKKRKSLPAIALTTNTSHLTAISNDFSFEDIFSRQIEGLGRKGDVLVAISTSGNSPNILKAVESAKSIGMYTIGFTGAKGDAFAKKVNIGIKVPSSSTQRIQESHILIGHIICELVETEFCKISK comes from the coding sequence ATGGAAAAAATAAATTTAGAAGTCAAAAAAATGATAGAAGAAAGTATTTCCGTAAAAGAATCGCTAAAATCGGAAATACCTTTGATAATTAAATCCGCAAATGCCATAATCAAAAGTCTTCACAACGGAGGAAAAGTTTTGTTTTGTGGTAACGGAGGTTCAGCGGCAGATTCTCAACACATTGCTTGTGAATTTATCGTAAAATTAACTAAAAAAAGAAAAAGCCTCCCGGCAATTGCACTTACGACAAATACATCCCATTTAACGGCAATTTCTAATGATTTTTCCTTTGAGGATATTTTTTCCCGTCAGATTGAAGGACTCGGGAGAAAAGGTGACGTTTTAGTAGCAATTTCAACTTCAGGAAACTCCCCTAATATACTCAAAGCCGTAGAATCCGCTAAATCCATAGGAATGTATACAATAGGGTTTACGGGAGCAAAAGGAGATGCTTTTGCAAAAAAGGTTAACATAGGAATAAAAGTTCCGTCGTCCAGCACACAAAGGATACAAGAATCTCATATACTTATTGGACATATCATATGCGAACTTGTTGAAACAGAATTTTGTAAGATTTCTAAATAA
- a CDS encoding putative toxin-antitoxin system toxin component, PIN family: MGKIPKVVIDTNVILSAFGWNGKPLKILTLLETNKIQNFISSPIIEELERVIAYKKLNFSYRMQAGIIEFISFYSKLVVPEVTFNLVKIDPQDNKFVECAIKGNVDYIVSGDKHLLMLKKIKKIKVFSVDDFLKTIP; encoded by the coding sequence ATGGGCAAGATCCCAAAAGTCGTAATAGATACCAATGTTATTCTTTCAGCTTTTGGATGGAACGGAAAACCATTAAAAATCTTAACATTACTTGAAACAAATAAAATACAAAACTTTATCAGTTCCCCTATAATAGAAGAATTAGAAAGAGTTATTGCATATAAAAAACTTAACTTCTCATATAGAATGCAAGCGGGGATAATTGAGTTTATATCATTTTATTCAAAACTTGTTGTGCCTGAAGTTACTTTTAATTTAGTAAAAATAGACCCACAAGATAATAAATTTGTTGAGTGTGCAATAAAAGGCAATGTTGACTACATTGTATCGGGAGATAAACATCTTTTAATGTTAAAAAAAATCAAAAAAATAAAAGTTTTTTCAGTAGATGATTTTTTGAAAACAATTCCGTAA
- the rfbD gene encoding dTDP-4-dehydrorhamnose reductase, producing the protein MSQREKKKILITGASGMLGKALVNKLTEYTLIPTDLPNLDISKPNSTQLIINKSPDYVLHLAAYTDVDGCEKNANLAQKTNAEGTKNVALACKKLNIPLLYISTDYVFDGQKQTPYNEWDKTNPISVYGKTKEDGEKSVKALLKKYWIVRTSGLYGKEGKNFVDTIIIKAKELKFLKVVNDQFGSPTYVEHLSTAIKELIKTEEYGIYHVTNSDYCTWYEFAKSIINIANIQCEIQPISSDELTRPAKRPKNWRLANFFLENTIKKTLPAWHSAVEEYIKSNKKQNCR; encoded by the coding sequence ATGTCGCAAAGAGAAAAAAAGAAAATCCTGATCACTGGTGCTTCAGGAATGCTGGGCAAAGCGCTGGTAAATAAGCTTACTGAGTATACCCTTATTCCAACTGACCTGCCAAATCTTGACATATCAAAACCAAACTCTACTCAATTAATCATTAATAAATCTCCTGACTATGTTCTTCATCTCGCAGCTTATACTGATGTAGATGGCTGTGAAAAGAACGCCAACCTCGCCCAAAAAACAAATGCAGAAGGCACAAAAAATGTAGCTCTTGCCTGTAAAAAACTTAACATTCCTCTTCTCTATATTTCTACTGATTACGTATTTGACGGACAGAAACAAACTCCCTACAATGAATGGGATAAAACTAACCCCATAAGTGTTTATGGGAAAACTAAGGAAGATGGAGAAAAATCGGTAAAAGCTTTATTAAAAAAATATTGGATTGTCAGAACGTCAGGCTTGTATGGCAAAGAAGGTAAAAACTTTGTTGATACTATAATAATTAAAGCAAAAGAATTAAAATTTCTTAAAGTAGTAAATGACCAGTTCGGGTCACCTACTTACGTAGAACACTTATCCACAGCAATAAAAGAACTTATAAAAACTGAAGAATACGGGATATATCACGTTACTAATTCCGATTATTGTACATGGTATGAATTTGCCAAGTCAATTATTAATATTGCAAATATTCAATGTGAAATTCAACCCATAAGTTCCGATGAACTTACCCGTCCGGCAAAACGTCCTAAAAATTGGAGACTCGCCAACTTCTTCCTGGAAAATACAATCAAAAAAACTCTTCCTGCTTGGCATTCGGCAGTAGAAGAATACATAAAATCTAACAAAAAACAAAATTGCCGTTAA
- a CDS encoding sugar phosphate nucleotidyltransferase, with protein MKGIILGGGLGTRLYPMTKITNKHLLPVYDMPMIYYPIFTLVEAGINEIILVTGGNSAGEYLRLLGDGRQFGIKTLSYTYQEKEGGIAQAMMLCSEFIGNEKCVVILGDNILDGSIKNAVKDFQKEKGAKIILKEVQNPSDYGVPVIEGNKIKEVIEKPKNPPSNYAVIGVYMYNPDVFKVVQTLKPSARGELEISDVNDWYAKQGQLTYEIFKGWWGDAGVSVDTLLEVNNYVAKRKKENPDHWCFRNAGQSAGK; from the coding sequence ATGAAAGGTATTATTCTTGGCGGAGGACTCGGAACAAGACTTTACCCGATGACAAAAATTACAAATAAACATCTGCTACCTGTCTATGATATGCCTATGATATATTATCCCATATTTACTCTCGTAGAAGCCGGAATCAACGAAATTATACTCGTAACCGGTGGCAACTCGGCAGGTGAATACTTAAGATTATTGGGCGACGGCAGACAATTCGGCATTAAAACTCTCTCTTATACTTACCAGGAAAAAGAAGGCGGTATCGCTCAAGCTATGATGCTTTGCTCGGAATTTATAGGAAACGAAAAATGCGTAGTTATACTCGGCGATAATATTCTTGACGGAAGTATAAAAAATGCAGTAAAAGATTTTCAGAAAGAAAAAGGCGCAAAAATAATATTAAAAGAAGTACAAAACCCATCAGATTACGGCGTTCCCGTGATTGAAGGCAACAAAATTAAAGAAGTGATAGAAAAACCTAAAAATCCTCCAAGCAACTACGCAGTCATTGGCGTATATATGTATAATCCTGACGTCTTTAAAGTTGTCCAAACATTAAAACCATCTGCAAGAGGAGAACTTGAAATATCGGACGTAAATGACTGGTATGCAAAACAAGGACAATTAACGTATGAAATATTTAAAGGCTGGTGGGGAGATGCAGGAGTATCCGTTGATACGCTTCTTGAGGTAAATAATTATGTCGCAAAGAGAAAAAAAGAAAATCCTGATCACTGGTGCTTCAGGAATGCTGGGCAAAGCGCTGGTAAATAA
- a CDS encoding geranylgeranylglyceryl/heptaprenylglyceryl phosphate synthase, with protein sequence MVYQYLIKTIRQKGSAFFTLLDPGDKITGDSVKSICKNGADAILVGGSFIENSDFIERMKTIKSNSTVPVIIFPGGATQVSKYADAILFTSLLSGRNPEYLISEQVKAAPIIKGLKLEVLPTGYLLIESGSSTSVLFMSNTSPIPRSKLDIAKSHSLTAQYFGMKFVYLDAGSGAKQSVPDEMITAIKNYVDIPIIIGGGIKTPEDAKAKAKAGASCVVIGNVIQRNPELAKKFADAIHK encoded by the coding sequence ATGGTTTATCAATACCTTATCAAAACTATCCGCCAAAAAGGCTCAGCTTTTTTCACTCTGCTTGACCCGGGAGACAAAATTACCGGAGACTCTGTTAAATCCATATGCAAAAATGGAGCCGATGCCATACTCGTCGGCGGTAGCTTTATTGAAAATTCTGATTTCATAGAAAGAATGAAAACCATAAAATCCAATTCTACCGTTCCTGTTATTATATTTCCCGGTGGCGCTACACAGGTATCCAAATACGCTGATGCCATTCTTTTTACTTCCCTGCTTTCAGGTCGGAATCCTGAATATCTTATCAGTGAACAGGTGAAAGCAGCTCCAATCATAAAAGGGTTAAAATTGGAAGTTCTCCCGACAGGATACTTGCTTATAGAATCAGGCTCTTCGACCAGCGTTCTGTTTATGAGCAATACCTCTCCAATACCTCGTTCCAAACTGGATATCGCAAAATCGCATTCCCTTACCGCACAATATTTTGGTATGAAATTCGTCTATCTTGACGCGGGTAGCGGGGCAAAACAGTCCGTACCGGACGAAATGATAACGGCAATCAAAAATTATGTGGACATCCCCATTATAATAGGCGGAGGGATAAAAACCCCTGAAGACGCAAAAGCAAAAGCAAAAGCAGGCGCATCCTGTGTCGTAATCGGTAATGTAATACAACGAAATCCTGAATTAGCTAAAAAATTTGCCGACGCAATACATAAATAA
- a CDS encoding T9SS type A sorting domain-containing protein, protein MEKISFIRKTVLSMFCSFGICNLLFGGITWVETTGSAGWLGRGAHTSVVFDGKMWVMGGNNFSGSTICQDVWSSTNGVNWTQEAVSTAWSKRWDHTSVVYDNKMWIIGGIYNSILYNDVWYSTDGAGWTQATSSAVWVARGSHASVVFDNKMWILGGAADATGCNDVWYSTDGANWSQATAAAGWSKRFSHSALVFDNKMWVIGGFASVDGNDCNDVWYSTDGANWFQATAAAGWAPRDFFGATVFDNKMWVFGGEDTLNYFNDVWYSTDGANWTQATGTVGWAVKAAHTALSFDNKMWVIGGANNSASYSDVWYSTGTGVEEKLNIKNPSTTLRASQNPFVQTTVVSCECSVDSKTNIKIYDITGKLVEETKDNTVCKTLKPGIYFVKVSGYKPIKITKMGEIK, encoded by the coding sequence ATGGAAAAGATTAGTTTTATAAGGAAAACAGTATTGAGTATGTTTTGTAGTTTTGGAATTTGTAATTTATTATTTGGGGGAATAACTTGGGTAGAGACGACCGGTTCTGCAGGCTGGTTAGGAAGAGGCGCTCATACGTCAGTTGTTTTTGATGGTAAAATGTGGGTAATGGGTGGAAATAATTTTTCAGGTTCAACCATTTGTCAGGATGTTTGGTCTTCCACTAATGGAGTGAACTGGACACAAGAAGCTGTTTCAACGGCATGGTCAAAAAGATGGGATCATACATCTGTAGTATACGATAATAAAATGTGGATAATTGGAGGAATTTATAACAGTATTTTGTATAATGATGTTTGGTATTCTACTGATGGGGCAGGATGGACACAGGCAACAAGTTCCGCGGTGTGGGTGGCAAGGGGTTCACATGCATCCGTAGTTTTTGACAATAAAATGTGGATACTTGGAGGAGCTGCTGATGCCACAGGTTGTAACGACGTGTGGTATTCTACGGATGGTGCAAACTGGTCACAGGCAACTGCAGCTGCAGGATGGTCAAAGAGGTTTTCTCATTCGGCACTTGTTTTCGATAATAAAATGTGGGTAATAGGTGGATTCGCTTCCGTTGACGGAAATGATTGCAACGATGTATGGTATTCTACGGATGGCGCAAACTGGTTCCAGGCAACCGCTGCAGCAGGGTGGGCACCAAGAGACTTTTTTGGAGCAACCGTTTTTGATAATAAAATGTGGGTGTTTGGAGGAGAAGATACGCTTAATTATTTCAATGATGTGTGGTATTCTACTGATGGAGCGAACTGGACGCAAGCGACAGGAACGGTTGGGTGGGCAGTAAAAGCTGCACATACGGCTTTATCGTTTGATAATAAAATGTGGGTAATAGGCGGGGCCAATAATAGCGCTTCATATAGTGATGTCTGGTATTCTACGGGAACAGGAGTGGAAGAGAAATTAAATATCAAAAACCCTTCGACTACGCTCAGGGCAAGTCAAAATCCATTTGTGCAAACAACAGTGGTTAGTTGTGAGTGCTCAGTGGACAGTAAAACAAACATAAAGATTTATGATATTACGGGAAAATTAGTAGAAGAAACAAAAGATAATACTGTCTGTAAAACATTAAAACCCGGGATTTATTTTGTTAAGGTATCCGGATATAAGCCGATCAAGATAACAAAGATGGGGGAGATAAAGTAG